The Culex pipiens pallens isolate TS chromosome 2, TS_CPP_V2, whole genome shotgun sequence DNA window GAAAATTCGACGATATTTGGATCAAAGTGGAGGACGAAGAGCTCTTCGTCCAGGTCAAGTATGAGTCAGCAAAGTCCAACATAACGAAAGGTATGCTGCTGCCTGGGACGAAAACGGGGCGAGATGAGGGAGCTTTTTCGTTGTACAAGTACGTTGAATCGTTTAGTGGGCTTAACAAGTGCTGTGTACTGCTAACGAATAAATCGATCAGTAATAACATCTCAGGAATGTTAAGTCCGTTAAAGGGACGTAATTTATTTACTAAACTGTTTGGAACTTTAGGGCAACATTACCGATTGAAGAATGACAGCAGTGTGATAGGagatttaagtgattttgaaacGATCAACTCGTTTTGTAAGCAGTTTATACTTTCCGTTAATTTTCCCAATGCAGAAGGCcttgaacaaaaaattcatCAAGAAATTGAAGATTTGGTTGACGAAAATGTTGAAATCCTTCAAGAAGATGCAGAACATGTGTTTAACAGACTTAGGGCAAAATTAGttgattttgtttgtaaaaaagaATCTAGGGGTACTACCATATACAAAGCATGGATTCATTCATTCCTCAAAATGATAAACGAAGATTACAAATGTATTACAAATGCATATTACCACGAATTTATCGATAACATGCAAAACTACTCCCATGTGAGCATTGAACATGAACGATTGAACCGTTTAATAAGTTATTTCTCAGATTCCCGAATTGTATTGTTggaattcaaaaatacttatGTTCTTCGAATAGTGCAGTCATATCAAGTGGTTAAAGATAAATTGTTTACGTACCTATTGTTTAGTAGACTGAATAACCCTACCACTAAAACCAAGTTTGAGAACGCTTTCAAATCTAGCGAGAGCAAACGCAGCGACCTGCTGATCCTGGTCGATGATGAAGGTAATGCATGCTCTGTGTTTGATTGGATACAAAATGTGCCCAAATCATCTACTAAAATAATTGTTATCTCCAGTAAGGCTTCTGAACTCAAAGCAAAATGTgacgagcaaaattttccagcTGCAATAGAAACTGAGGAGATCACACTGGCAGATTTGAGTGTTGATTGTAGGGAGATATTTCTTAAACAGAAAATTATGTTTCAGGGTTTCGAAACAGAGCTAGGAAGCATGCCGGAGTTGAGCTCTCTCCAGCGGCAAATTGGCGAAACTCGTTTGGAAAAACTTATTAATGGGGTTTTCTTAAAAATTGGCTCTCCACTGCCAGATATTGCTAGCTGCTGTCCCTTTTATATTCCAAGGACCTTCACAATaacaaattatttctgtgaCGTTCTTGAATttcgaagcatcaaaaaatttgtttttgatacaAGTTGCTTTAAAGTTGAACATAACCAAGAAGCAGAAAATGAATGTAATCTTATTGATATAAACAAAATTCATTCAGGATTACACACTGTTCATATTTTGAAGAGATCTAATGAGAACTACAATTTTCTGTGTAGTGTTCGAAGATTTTACAGCTTTTTTGGAAACAGACCATATTTTGATTCGATTAGCTCCAGTTGCACAGAAGAAAATATACTTAGGGATAGACCTTGCGGATTCGTTGACAAGGTCAAAATTTTGTCTGGTGAAATCGGCACTGGAAAAAGTACCACCTGGGTTCAGTTGGTCAAGCTTCTGAAAAAGTCGGATACTTCGACTTGGGTTGTATTCATTAAACTGTCCGATGGTGTTATCGAAAAACAGTTGAAAGCAAAACTAAACAAGGAAGTAAATGAAGAATTCGTTACGAATTTGATGGAGCAAGCTGTTTCCAACGATTTGTGGGATTGGGAATATCTAAGGACATGCCTAAATACCGTCTCCAATAAAATAACCGTGTTTCTGGAtggatttgatgaaatttgtccCCGTTACAAATCAATTGTTATAGATATAATCAACAGACTTTTAGGCATGTCTGTCCAAAATATATTTGTGAGTACGAGAATGTACATGGAGAATGAATTGCAAAGAGAGTTTCTCGCTACAGCGTATCATCTGCAACCATTAACAGAAGATGAACAAATTTTGCTGATTAAACACAACTGGTCTGTACAGGGAGATACGGAAGAAGATGTAGATCACATTTTCCGTCGAATGGTTTACAAGCTGGAAAGATTTACGTCCGTCTATAACTTCTTTAGTCCCTCCGCTTACTTGGGATCTCCATTAGCAATTAAAATGATTGGAAATCTTCCCCGTCAAAGAGTTGAAGAGTTTTTGATGGATCAATACACCATTTACGACTTGTTCAAAGATTTTGTGCTGCAGATTTTTGACAGATATTGTGCAGAAAAAGCGGGTCTGGCACCCGAACGGAACACGGCTCAAAACGTTCAATCGAACATAAAACAGCTTTTCTACCATCAATTCAGCCTTTTTGCCTTCAAATGGTTATTCACGACAGATGATTTAAACATCTTTCTGACGGATGAAGAACGAAGGATGTTACAAAAACTATCCGAAATGCCAATTGAAGAAACGACAGTTTGTGACCTCATACTTTATCCACCACGATTTATTCATCGATCATACGCAGAATACTTCGTAGCATATTTAATTCATTACAAGTTTGAAAGAACTGACGATGTAGAGCAATTTTGGACCACATTCGGTCGGGTTGTGAATCTGGATGGCAAAGATCTTGTGGGAATATTCTTTATTTACATGTTGGAAAAGGAAGGTTGTATACGTTTAGAAGGTTCCAAAGTGATCGAAGCTTTAAATTTCATAACGGCTGATCCAGCAAGATTCGTTTGTGAACATAGGCTACCAAATTGCTTCAGGAAATACCTTTCAAGCTATCCTGCTCAACTTCATACGTTGGTTGGTATCGCCACTCAGTACAATCAACTAGAAATGATTAAAATACTACTTGAGCATGGAGTTGATCAGTACGATCTGTTAAACGAAGCCATTTTGCGTAATCGTCAAGATCTAGTGCAATATTTGGTTGCAAATGGCGAGCGTATTTTTGAAAGGGATGGTCTCACTCTTCTGCACAAGGCTGCTAAAGTTGGAAATATCAAAATCGCACTTGAGATTATTAGAAAAGGTGCTCATATAAATAGGCTGGATTCGTCGGGATATACTCCAACCATGTATGCGTATAAACATCGGCAGTTCTACATGGCGTCCTTCCTGCGCGAGCGTGGAGGATCTTTTGATGGAAAACTTGGGCTATCTTCAAGATTCGATGGGGATAAATTAGATTGTTTTGCACCGTATGATGGATTAAGAACTGACATTCGAGATTCattgttgcttttgtttacgcattttattgaaaataatcaaTGTTCAACCTTCAAAATTATAGAGCAGAGAGAGGATTATAGGCTTCTTagaattgatgaaaaatacattatatTGGTGAAGGTACTGGATCTTGGCAGATgtgttaacatttttatttcacatcCCCAGTCGCTAGAAAGCGGTTGTTATATCGTTTCGGATGAATATTTCATGGGAGGTACTCAAACAGCCGATACTCCACTGGAAACATTTTTCGTTACAGCATTCTTGTATTCGATACGTACACCGATACTTAatgtctatgaaaaaaaaatccaagctcAGATTGCTCAATATGTAACAAAATTCACATCCATAAATAACACAGACGCGATTAGTTTTGCCAGTaacttgaaattctttaatGTCGGTTTCACACGATcgatatttcaaaaacatatacTCTTGAGACTAAAAAGAACCTTTCCATTCAGGTGCCCGGAATACACTTTGGCTAGAATTCAGTACACGTTAGCCGCAGAACTCAGCGAAGGAACCGAATGGAATCGTGAACGTGCAAATGCCTATTTTTCGGACCTTTGTCGAGAAGCTCACGAGCTACACTCTACGGAAGCTAGACTGAAGTACAGTAATTTTCGGTTTAAAAACCCCGTTTCTTCAACAGCAAAGCTGGAAGACTTTTTGCAGTCTTCACAGGCAAAACCATTGATTGTTCATAATACAATCGAAGCTGCTACAATCGTGCAATATCTTGGAACTCGTATTGATGATCACATTCCAGGTTGGATGATGCAGCCTGAGGAAGTAAGCAACATTATATCTCATGATTCAAAACTAGTATTTGTGCATAACTTGGATTGCCAAACTGATTTGACACACGAGTGTGAAGATTGTAGTCGCAAACTTATGATTTGTGACCAGTTTTCTAAAAAGAATGCTCAactaaaattcatcatttcatTAAAACATCATTCACAATCCACTGTTCGTGATCTGGACGTGCTTCACGGTGACCACTTAAACGAAATTTTACATTATCCAATAACATTCCAAGCCAACCAGATGACCCTGGGAATGCTGGCTGATTCCTTGTTTAAATACTGCATTGAAAGTGGCGCTCTCGAGTACATGGCTCTGAACCTTCCGATTAGTCTGGGTCAACAGCATCCATTGTACTATGTTTCATGGGATTACACAATCACCAGATCAGATTTCAATCGCGATGAATGTCCACCGAGTTTTCATCAATCGCTAggcgaaattctccaagaaaaaaTCGCCTTCATTTCGTCCGACCATGAATTGTCCATTATGGCTTGTTCCGAATGTGCCCTTCCGGTGGAGTTTCCTATGCCAGCAGCTGCAACCTTCCTGGCTTGCGAGTCAAGCTGGTGTCGTAAGGATAAGTGGGTGATTGCCTTAGATGACTTTCCCCAAATTGCTCAAAATAGCAGTACAATTGATGCACTGCTGAGCTGGATTCGGTCCAACGACCACGATACGCTCTCAAGAAGTTGTCTGGAATTCTGCCTAAGGAAAACACCGAATGATGTCGTTTTGATCCTCGATGCTCGTGACAAAGTTCTTGATTTGAGCTTCGAAAATTTCCTTAGGAAATTATCTGACACAGGAGTCTTCTCAGTTATTGTACACATTAAAAATGATCAGCAGGTACCTAAAACATCTACGCTTAACTTTAAATTGTACAATCTTAAAAAGGTAAACCTTGCTTCTTCGTTTGAAAGGGAACTTCCTCAAGAAGCGCGCAACTGCCATCACATGAAAAAGGGTTATAGAAGCGAAAAGGGAGTACGTGCTTAAAATGAAATTTCGATTCGGAATCGGTGTCTCTCGGGAAATACTTTTCTTGAGTCCAATGAAgggtttcattcaaaaattgaagcaaaaaatCCAACCCATGTTTATCGGTAAAACTAAAaaggaaacaaaaacaatatgcATTTGATAATTTAGTCAATAGAATTACACGACAAAGTAAAACTCATGTCTTGTGAATTCCGATATCTCTTTGGTTCTTCTGAGAAAAAGCTTCCCCGAGTCCAATATAATCGACAAAATTAATGTTATGGTAACGCAGACATAGCAGAATcagtttaaaatcaaaatatttaaacaataaaccatgcgtctcctccaaATTATATGACCCGTCTACAATTGCATGAGAGAGGTTATGGTTCAGTGATgatcattcatttatttactgcAGTTTTGAATGTCCAGTGTTATTGTTATGGAAATAAACATGTGCAATATTTTAAAGATTCAGTAGTTATTTTTTGATGACATGCCATTCGACCAATGAATAAACTTTATtctgtttttagtttttcaatgagtaattctctaccaactcacacgaaatcggaaataGTTGccgcgacccctcttcgatttgcgtgaaactttgtcctcagGGGTAACTTTCGTCCCTGACAGAGGGACGGAGGGGCTGTACGAcctctttcatttttgaatattcgaaaaagtcatgtttttcaataatttgcagtctgaaatggtgatgagatggaaatttggtgtcaaaggaactttcatcacagagaacagatgtatatcaatgaacaaacagcattgaaaaacgtgtgtaaaaattcaaaccaaaatacgttgaaaagagctagggtgtgcaccatccgcctagatagcgccacttccaaaatcatgatggcctacagtagcagaacgttggaccatctaatcactgcataaaacattccgtacgaacgacatcagaccaatgtctgactgcccttcatcagagggttgcaattttacgcgccaaagaaggtaaacaaaacgaaatcggacataacatGTGTAAAGTGACTATTTTAGGTTGTcgcttgaaaatcatttttgaatgaattttctgttatgttttcgttaatgttaatgcatttttgcattatttttagtcaactggaattatacagaagtgaattttatatttaaacgaggttaacattaattttctttcaaaattattaagcctttttcattgttaagTCAAGTATTCTCAGCCGCGACAGTGGCGCCTTTACCATTCCATCTTGAAAtagcgataactcgtgacggtTACAAGAAAACCCTattgtttttaaatcaaaacttctgtaattgtctgctctacaatttttcagaacattactacgctctaaaaaataaccctgtaaagttaaaaaacgcgaaatttttaaataaaaaaattgttagtaatgaaaaaatgacccttctgg harbors:
- the LOC120426910 gene encoding uncharacterized protein LOC120426910; the encoded protein is MNAHESGPSRKKRKQNDSSISKKDFKEAGPSHSTKEKSINTSSGIHCGLPGNEYQILVTMFAMLRVYNKYPQNQFELRMERTDAGKFDDIWIKVEDEELFVQVKYESAKSNITKGMLLPGTKTGRDEGAFSLYKYVESFSGLNKCCVLLTNKSISNNISGMLSPLKGRNLFTKLFGTLGQHYRLKNDSSVIGDLSDFETINSFCKQFILSVNFPNAEGLEQKIHQEIEDLVDENVEILQEDAEHVFNRLRAKLVDFVCKKESRGTTIYKAWIHSFLKMINEDYKCITNAYYHEFIDNMQNYSHVSIEHERLNRLISYFSDSRIVLLEFKNTYVLRIVQSYQVVKDKLFTYLLFSRLNNPTTKTKFENAFKSSESKRSDLLILVDDEGNACSVFDWIQNVPKSSTKIIVISSKASELKAKCDEQNFPAAIETEEITLADLSVDCREIFLKQKIMFQGFETELGSMPELSSLQRQIGETRLEKLINGVFLKIGSPLPDIASCCPFYIPRTFTITNYFCDVLEFRSIKKFVFDTSCFKVEHNQEAENECNLIDINKIHSGLHTVHILKRSNENYNFLCSVRRFYSFFGNRPYFDSISSSCTEENILRDRPCGFVDKVKILSGEIGTGKSTTWVQLVKLLKKSDTSTWVVFIKLSDGVIEKQLKAKLNKEVNEEFVTNLMEQAVSNDLWDWEYLRTCLNTVSNKITVFLDGFDEICPRYKSIVIDIINRLLGMSVQNIFVSTRMYMENELQREFLATAYHLQPLTEDEQILLIKHNWSVQGDTEEDVDHIFRRMVYKLERFTSVYNFFSPSAYLGSPLAIKMIGNLPRQRVEEFLMDQYTIYDLFKDFVLQIFDRYCAEKAGLAPERNTAQNVQSNIKQLFYHQFSLFAFKWLFTTDDLNIFLTDEERRMLQKLSEMPIEETTVCDLILYPPRFIHRSYAEYFVAYLIHYKFERTDDVEQFWTTFGRVVNLDGKDLVGIFFIYMLEKEGCIRLEGSKVIEALNFITADPARFVCEHRLPNCFRKYLSSYPAQLHTLVGIATQYNQLEMIKILLEHGVDQYDLLNEAILRNRQDLVQYLVANGERIFERDGLTLLHKAAKVGNIKIALEIIRKGAHINRLDSSGYTPTMYAYKHRQFYMASFLRERGGSFDGKLGLSSRFDGDKLDCFAPYDGLRTDIRDSLLLLFTHFIENNQCSTFKIIEQREDYRLLRIDEKYIILVKVLDLGRCVNIFISHPQSLESGCYIVSDEYFMGGTQTADTPLETFFVTAFLYSIRTPILNVYEKKIQAQIAQYVTKFTSINNTDAISFASNLKFFNVGFTRSIFQKHILLRLKRTFPFRCPEYTLARIQYTLAAELSEGTEWNRERANAYFSDLCREAHELHSTEARLKYSNFRFKNPVSSTAKLEDFLQSSQAKPLIVHNTIEAATIVQYLGTRIDDHIPGWMMQPEEVSNIISHDSKLVFVHNLDCQTDLTHECEDCSRKLMICDQFSKKNAQLKFIISLKHHSQSTVRDLDVLHGDHLNEILHYPITFQANQMTLGMLADSLFKYCIESGALEYMALNLPISLGQQHPLYYVSWDYTITRSDFNRDECPPSFHQSLGEILQEKIAFISSDHELSIMACSECALPVEFPMPAAATFLACESSWCRKDKWVIALDDFPQIAQNSSTIDALLSWIRSNDHDTLSRSCLEFCLRKTPNDVVLILDARDKVLDLSFENFLRKLSDTGVFSVIVHIKNDQQVPKTSTLNFKLYNLKKVNLASSFERELPQEARNCHHMKKGYRSEKGVRA